Proteins encoded together in one Labeo rohita strain BAU-BD-2019 unplaced genomic scaffold, IGBB_LRoh.1.0 scaffold_54, whole genome shotgun sequence window:
- the LOC127161067 gene encoding E3 SUMO-protein ligase ZBED1, with amino-acid sequence MMISRILEQQQALTQVLSADKKLRHLIPTWQDIDVLESVSKSLGPMLDFTDALSGDEYVSVSFVKPVLQLFNTSLLEMREEDTDLTKNIKKKMLDYLNEKYEDDDTQKLLDMASFLDPRFKMDFISADKKTQVKATVASQMMECQKKSSCSTDVEPNVTSATQAKKAKKSLGSFFKQRETEAKGDSSLTLKDALEAELNTYLLTPPIDKEEDPLAWWKVHKLSFPHLARLARKYLCIPATSSPSERLFSTSGNIVTCQRTCLKPAKVDRLVFLAKNLE; translated from the coding sequence ATGATGATCAGCAGGATATTAGAGCAGCAGCAGGCTTTAACTCAGGTCCTGTCTGCAGACAAGAAGCTGCGGCATCTAATTCCAACCTGGCAAGATATAGATGTGCTGGAATCTGTAAGCAAGTCACTGGGCCCAATGCTGGATTTCACTGATGCACTTTCAGGGGATGAATACGTCAGTGTCTCCTTTGTAAAGCCAGTTCTTCAGCTCTTCAACACTTCACTACTGGAAATGCGAGAAGAAGACACAGACCTGACCAAGAACATAAAAAAGAAGATGCTGGACTACCTCAATGAGAAATACGAAGATGATGATACTCAGAAGCTGCTAGATATGGCATCTTTTTTGGACCCCCGGTTCAAGATGGACTTCATCAGTGCAGACAAGAAGACCCAAGTTAAGGCCACAGTGGCATCACAGATGATGGAATGCCAGAAGAAATCAAGCTGCAGCACTGATGTGGAGCCCAACGTTACCAGTGCAACCCAGGCAAAGAAAGCAAAGAAGTCACTGGGAAGCTTCTTTAAACAGAGAGAAACTGAAGCAAAGGGTGATTCCTCTCTGACCCTAAAGGATGCTTTGGAAGCAGAGTTAAACACTTACCTGCTAACACCTCCAATAGACAAAGAGGAGGATCCACTTGCATGGTGGAAAGTACACAAACTAAGCTTTCCTCATCTCGCCAGACTTGCCCGCAAATACCTGTGTATTCCTGCGACAAGCTCGCCGTCAGAGAGACTTTTTAGTACTAGTGGCAACATCGTCACTTGCCAACGAACCTGTCTCAAGCCTGCAAAGGTTGATAGACTTGTGTTCTTAGCTAAAAACCTTGAGTAA